One genomic window of Comamonas serinivorans includes the following:
- a CDS encoding Bug family tripartite tricarboxylate transporter substrate binding protein has product MHTLIVSAVARQTATTLGLAVALTGISLPAVAQGGAASFPAKPITLVVPYAAGGPTDVTARRLAELMGKAFNATVLVENRTGAATIVAAEYVARAPKDGYTLLFAPGTTTSMNPHLYKKLNYRMEDFAPITLVSRQPFVLTAGPVTRVTDFAGFNRYAKAKTEGVSFGTTGVGSFTHILGDWMGKVLAWNMQNVPYKGSAASVADLVGGRLDSQVEAIASGLQLDKGGKAHVVAVMDTKRSPILPKVPTFAELGHPELVAYVTFGLLAPAGTPDAVLDKLYQAAVQATRDKQFVAQMADVGEEPAPSASRQAYGQWLRDENVRWGKLIAPLGIQLD; this is encoded by the coding sequence ATGCACACCCTGATCGTTTCCGCCGTTGCCCGCCAAACCGCCACCACGCTGGGGCTGGCCGTGGCGCTGACCGGCATCAGCCTGCCGGCCGTGGCGCAGGGTGGCGCGGCCTCGTTCCCCGCCAAGCCCATCACGCTCGTCGTGCCGTATGCGGCGGGCGGGCCCACCGACGTGACGGCGCGCCGCCTGGCCGAGCTCATGGGCAAGGCGTTCAACGCCACGGTGCTGGTCGAGAACCGGACCGGCGCCGCCACCATCGTGGCGGCCGAGTACGTGGCCCGCGCGCCCAAGGATGGCTACACGCTGCTGTTTGCGCCCGGCACTACCACCTCGATGAACCCGCACCTGTACAAAAAGCTCAACTACCGGATGGAGGACTTTGCGCCGATCACGCTGGTGTCGCGCCAGCCCTTCGTGCTGACGGCCGGGCCCGTGACGCGCGTGACCGACTTCGCCGGCTTCAACCGCTACGCCAAGGCCAAGACCGAGGGCGTGAGCTTTGGCACCACGGGCGTCGGCAGCTTCACCCACATCCTGGGCGACTGGATGGGCAAGGTGCTGGCGTGGAACATGCAGAACGTGCCCTACAAGGGCTCGGCCGCCTCGGTGGCCGACCTGGTGGGCGGCCGGCTGGACAGCCAGGTCGAGGCCATCGCCAGCGGCCTGCAGCTGGACAAGGGCGGCAAGGCCCACGTGGTGGCGGTGATGGACACCAAGCGCTCGCCCATCCTGCCCAAGGTGCCGACCTTTGCCGAGCTGGGCCATCCCGAGCTGGTGGCCTACGTCACCTTTGGCCTGCTGGCGCCCGCAGGCACGCCCGATGCCGTGCTGGACAAGCTCTACCAGGCGGCGGTGCAGGCCACGCGCGACAAGCAGTTCGTGGCGCAGATGGCCGATGTGGGGGAAGAGCCCGCCCCCTCGGCCTCGCGCCAGGCCTACGGCCAGTGGCTGCGCGACGAGAACGTGCGCTGGGGCAAGCTCATCGCGCCGCTCGGCATCCAGCTGGATTGA
- a CDS encoding peptidase M20, with amino-acid sequence MTTRKRLLAVSAMTVLLSACGGGGDDDTPVPPPPPPPASGNVPTISQSVKDAAAAISADPKIRQLVAEWQTDADAQYRYDSHMELVRIASPSRYEFRRAQAIRQRLIDEWGFDEAEVVTREDGQLPGAGLQLVDGLPVYNVCAQIKGSYAGSQGAQAYKGQYPKVLIEGHIDTVYPAELPPESNPFEPIKLQSMAEAIVGTPEALAALPNALSFDGNGRIVRDAFYTQAYRRFDTADAATAAGALRHYVPGYSDAMGNAVGAFHIARMLKKYNIQPVYDIWVCGTAGEEGKGNLAGMKQLYGYNQDTGKGNNALNFVTNFSIDGGSGTINFIGSYRFEMKFKAPAEAAQGGATAPSALNAAAMAAARIADIKTPWDSDAKALKTTYTVGTMACEAPLPNGVTPSCTMQVDMRSPRLEPLNEIRSRIEPLFAAGMAQENARFGAAEGSAQAVSMELVWFGDRPPHERTDLSDVSIQSAWQAAETVGVDKRTELSLAASSLNDNVPAAIGVPTINLNISTNAAGGGTHAFYEWGVPGNANTEGLRLYRVMMAALIAAGVHTSDGKRIAPAAGPLGARTTEDQY; translated from the coding sequence ATGACCACCAGGAAACGGCTGCTTGCCGTCAGCGCGATGACGGTGTTGCTGTCTGCGTGCGGAGGCGGGGGGGACGACGACACGCCGGTGCCGCCGCCTCCGCCGCCCCCGGCGAGCGGGAATGTGCCCACCATCAGCCAATCGGTGAAGGATGCGGCGGCCGCCATCAGCGCCGACCCCAAGATCCGCCAGCTGGTGGCCGAATGGCAGACGGACGCCGACGCGCAATACCGCTACGACTCGCACATGGAGCTGGTGCGCATCGCGAGCCCGTCGCGCTACGAGTTCCGCCGCGCGCAGGCCATCCGCCAGCGCCTCATCGACGAGTGGGGCTTTGACGAGGCCGAGGTCGTCACGCGCGAGGATGGGCAGCTGCCCGGTGCGGGGCTGCAGCTCGTCGATGGCCTGCCGGTCTACAACGTGTGCGCGCAGATCAAGGGCAGCTATGCCGGGTCGCAGGGCGCGCAGGCCTACAAGGGCCAGTACCCCAAGGTGCTGATCGAAGGCCACATCGACACCGTCTACCCCGCCGAGCTGCCGCCCGAGAGCAACCCCTTCGAGCCCATCAAGCTGCAGTCGATGGCCGAGGCCATCGTGGGCACGCCGGAAGCGCTGGCGGCCCTGCCCAATGCGCTGAGCTTCGACGGCAACGGCCGCATCGTGCGCGATGCGTTCTACACGCAGGCCTACCGCCGCTTCGACACCGCCGATGCCGCCACGGCCGCCGGCGCGCTGCGCCACTACGTGCCCGGCTACAGCGATGCCATGGGCAATGCCGTGGGGGCTTTCCACATCGCCCGCATGCTGAAAAAGTACAACATCCAGCCGGTGTACGACATCTGGGTGTGCGGCACGGCGGGCGAAGAGGGCAAGGGCAACCTGGCCGGCATGAAGCAGCTCTATGGCTACAACCAGGACACGGGCAAGGGCAACAACGCGCTCAACTTCGTCACCAACTTCAGCATCGACGGTGGCTCGGGCACCATCAACTTCATCGGCAGCTACCGCTTCGAGATGAAGTTCAAGGCGCCCGCCGAAGCCGCCCAGGGCGGGGCCACCGCGCCCAGCGCGCTGAACGCGGCGGCGATGGCGGCGGCACGCATCGCCGACATCAAGACGCCGTGGGACAGCGACGCCAAGGCGCTCAAGACCACGTACACCGTGGGCACCATGGCGTGCGAGGCCCCGCTGCCGAACGGCGTGACGCCCAGCTGCACCATGCAGGTGGACATGCGCTCGCCGCGCCTGGAGCCGCTCAACGAGATCCGCTCGCGGATCGAGCCGCTGTTTGCCGCCGGCATGGCGCAGGAGAACGCCCGCTTCGGCGCGGCCGAGGGCTCGGCCCAGGCCGTGAGCATGGAGCTGGTGTGGTTTGGCGACCGCCCGCCGCATGAGCGCACCGACCTCAGCGACGTGTCCATCCAGTCGGCTTGGCAGGCTGCCGAAACCGTGGGCGTGGACAAGCGCACCGAGCTGTCGCTCGCGGCCTCGAGCCTGAACGACAACGTGCCCGCCGCCATCGGCGTGCCCACCATCAACCTCAACATCTCGACCAACGCCGCAGGGGGCGGCACCCACGCGTTCTACGAATGGGGGGTGCCCGGCAACGCCAACACCGAAGGCCTGCGCCTGTACCGCGTGATGATGGCGGCGCTCATTGCCGCCGGTGTGCACACCAGCGATGGCAAGCGCATCGCACCCGCCGCAGGCCCGCTGGGCGCCCGCACCACCGAAGACCAATACTGA
- a CDS encoding peptidase dimerization domain-containing protein encodes MSKRWIAAGAMLASLLTAPLALAESVTVSFQGPGGHSNGNYGRTSAVHAAARAITKMAETMDAASYTVSGFGGGNSVNSIASDAVFKVDLKGDAVAGRQALTAAVAAGVQAENDFRGVKPGDLTGGVPAAISYVISP; translated from the coding sequence ATGAGCAAACGATGGATTGCGGCGGGTGCCATGCTCGCCAGCCTGTTGACGGCGCCGCTGGCGCTGGCCGAGAGCGTCACGGTGAGCTTTCAGGGGCCGGGTGGCCACAGCAACGGCAACTACGGGCGCACCAGCGCCGTGCATGCGGCGGCGCGCGCCATCACCAAGATGGCAGAAACCATGGATGCGGCGAGCTACACCGTCTCCGGCTTTGGGGGCGGCAACTCGGTCAACAGCATCGCCAGCGATGCGGTGTTCAAGGTCGACCTCAAGGGCGATGCCGTGGCGGGCCGCCAGGCGCTGACGGCGGCCGTGGCGGCCGGCGTGCAGGCGGAGAACGACTTCCGCGGCGTCAAGCCCGGTGACCTGACGGGTGGCGTACCGGCGGCCATCAGCTACGTCATCAGTCCTTAA
- a CDS encoding NUDIX hydrolase has product MELNKDEITTPPRDAASVVLLRDTDEGLEVFLLRRASASAVLGGAYVFPGGKVDDADAEPETLSHLTRPADQLQPTLNQADLAAARAAGLYVAALREAFEEAGVLLAQWQRRTPTLQELADAAKRLNAGTALPELLVELGARLDADAIVPWSRWITPKRAAVMTKRFDTRFFVAGLPPGQHAQHDNHETDESVWLSPHRALQQYYDSQIDLAPPQIMSLAHLAQHTTVASVMAEARAKRPPLVEPQTVEATDDTRILCYPGDPAHTVAERALPGPTRLHFINKRFAPPDGQADWWRALV; this is encoded by the coding sequence ATGGAACTCAACAAGGACGAAATCACCACCCCCCCACGCGACGCCGCCTCCGTGGTCTTGCTGCGCGACACCGACGAGGGCCTGGAGGTCTTCCTGCTGCGCCGCGCCAGCGCCTCGGCCGTGCTGGGCGGTGCCTACGTGTTTCCGGGGGGCAAGGTCGACGACGCCGACGCCGAGCCCGAGACCCTGAGCCACCTCACCCGCCCCGCCGATCAGCTGCAGCCCACGCTGAACCAGGCCGACCTGGCGGCCGCGCGCGCGGCCGGCCTGTATGTGGCGGCCCTGCGCGAGGCCTTCGAGGAGGCCGGCGTGCTGCTGGCGCAGTGGCAGCGGCGCACGCCCACGCTGCAGGAGCTGGCCGACGCCGCCAAGCGCCTGAACGCCGGCACCGCGCTGCCCGAGCTGCTGGTCGAGCTGGGTGCCCGGCTCGATGCCGACGCCATCGTGCCCTGGTCGCGCTGGATCACGCCCAAGCGGGCCGCCGTGATGACCAAGCGCTTCGACACGCGCTTTTTCGTCGCCGGCCTGCCGCCGGGCCAGCACGCCCAGCACGACAACCACGAAACCGACGAAAGCGTCTGGCTGTCGCCCCACCGCGCGCTGCAGCAGTACTACGACAGCCAGATCGATCTGGCGCCGCCGCAGATCATGAGCCTGGCCCACCTGGCCCAGCACACCACCGTGGCCAGCGTGATGGCCGAGGCGCGCGCCAAGCGGCCGCCGCTGGTCGAGCCGCAAACGGTGGAGGCCACCGACGACACGCGCATCCTGTGCTACCCCGGCGACCCGGCCCACACCGTGGCCGAACGCGCCCTGCCCGGCCCCACGCGCCTGCACTTCATCAACAAGCGTTTTGCCCCACCCGACGGCCAGGCCGACTGGTGGCGCGCACTGGTCTGA
- the gshA gene encoding glutamate--cysteine ligase, translated as MTSLQDQLAAMPTARLQGMRRGLEKESLRVLPGGELALTPHPQGLGSPLTHPTVTTDFSESQIELVTGTHGSVQACLTELQDIHRAVFHVLGRTGEERLWPSSMPCRLPTDETIPLGRYGSSNVGRAKSIYRMGLAHRYGRRMQTISGIHYNWSLPGVNNEQYFALIRNFRRHAFLLLVLFGASPLVCKSFVAGREHQLREMGPGCMGMPHATSLRMGRLGYQSDAQSTLNVSYNSLEGYAASLEKALTEPYPAYEAIGIRNPGGDYNQLDTSLLQIENEFYGTIRPKRVIRSGERPLHALRERGVEYVEVRLMDLNPFEPAGISADTMRFLDVFLLHCLLSPSAPDSLAEIDAMKANQHLVASRGREPGLMLTRTEGCGTCQQIELTAWAAQLLDEMAPVAARLDAHALAQGEPALHAQAVAQARASLANMDTLPSARVLQAVQDRDDRSFVGFVDGRAAATAELFRSQPLTADEVGRFMGLAQQSFADQKAIEAADTMGFEAYRQQYVSPAGLVV; from the coding sequence ATGACCAGTTTGCAGGATCAGCTTGCCGCGATGCCCACCGCCCGTTTGCAGGGCATGCGCCGCGGTCTGGAAAAGGAAAGCCTGCGCGTGTTGCCCGGGGGAGAACTGGCCTTGACGCCGCACCCGCAGGGCCTGGGCTCGCCGCTCACGCACCCCACCGTCACCACCGATTTCAGCGAATCCCAGATCGAACTCGTGACCGGCACCCACGGGTCGGTGCAGGCCTGCCTGACCGAGCTGCAGGACATCCACCGCGCGGTGTTCCACGTGCTGGGCCGCACGGGCGAGGAGCGCCTGTGGCCGTCCAGCATGCCGTGCCGCCTGCCCACCGACGAGACGATTCCGCTGGGCCGCTACGGCTCCTCGAACGTGGGCCGCGCCAAGAGCATCTACCGCATGGGCCTGGCGCACCGGTATGGCCGGCGCATGCAGACGATTTCGGGCATCCACTACAACTGGTCCCTGCCCGGGGTGAACAACGAGCAGTACTTTGCGCTGATCCGCAACTTCCGCCGCCATGCCTTCTTGCTGCTGGTGTTGTTCGGGGCCTCGCCGCTGGTTTGCAAGAGCTTTGTGGCCGGGCGCGAGCATCAGCTGCGCGAGATGGGCCCGGGTTGCATGGGCATGCCCCACGCCACCTCGCTGCGCATGGGCCGGCTGGGCTACCAGAGCGATGCCCAGTCCACCCTGAACGTGAGCTACAACAGCCTGGAAGGCTATGCCGCGTCACTCGAGAAGGCGTTGACCGAACCCTACCCGGCCTACGAGGCCATTGGCATCCGCAACCCCGGCGGCGACTACAACCAGCTCGACACCTCGCTGCTGCAGATCGAGAACGAGTTCTACGGCACCATCCGCCCCAAGCGCGTCATCCGCTCGGGCGAGCGGCCGCTGCACGCGCTGCGCGAGCGCGGGGTCGAGTACGTCGAGGTGCGGCTCATGGACCTGAACCCGTTCGAGCCCGCGGGCATCTCGGCCGACACCATGCGCTTCCTGGACGTGTTCCTCCTGCACTGCCTGCTGTCGCCCAGCGCGCCCGATTCGCTGGCCGAAATCGACGCCATGAAGGCCAACCAGCACCTCGTGGCCTCGCGCGGACGCGAGCCCGGCCTGATGCTCACGCGCACCGAAGGCTGCGGCACCTGCCAGCAGATCGAGCTGACGGCCTGGGCGGCCCAGTTGCTCGACGAGATGGCGCCCGTGGCGGCACGCCTGGACGCGCATGCGCTGGCCCAGGGCGAGCCGGCCCTGCATGCGCAGGCGGTGGCCCAGGCGCGTGCAAGCCTGGCGAACATGGACACCTTGCCCTCGGCCCGCGTGCTGCAGGCGGTGCAAGACCGCGACGACCGGTCCTTCGTGGGCTTTGTGGATGGCCGCGCGGCGGCAACGGCCGAGCTGTTCCGCAGCCAGCCGCTCACCGCCGACGAGGTGGGCCGCTTCATGGGCCTGGCGCAGCAGTCGTTCGCCGACCAGAAGG